From Mycolicibacterium nivoides, a single genomic window includes:
- a CDS encoding 1,4-alpha-glucan branching protein domain-containing protein, producing the protein MFTLVLHTHLPWLAHHGRWPVGEEWLYQSWAAAYLPLMRVLRGLAAEDRSHLITLGMTPVVTAQLDDPYCLTGMHHWLANWQLRAQEATTLREEQALQQFGIREYAEAGAAIEEFTTHWRHGASGLLRQLIDAETIELLGGPLSHPFQPLLNPRLREFALREGLADAQQRFAHTPVGIWAPECAYAPGMETGYAAAGVGHFMVDGPSLHGDTTLGRPVGDSDVVAFGRDLQVSYRVWSPKSGYPGHAAYRDFHTYDHTTGLKPARVTGRNVPSEEKAPYDPQRADRAIDEHVADFVEVVRRRLVSESRRIGRPAHVVAAFDTELFGHWWYEGPEWLGRVLRALPAAGVRVGTLADAKAGGFVGAPVELPPSSWGSGKNWQVWNGEKVADLVQLNSEVVDGALSTVDKALTQHAAVGAPTPRDRVADQILRETLLTVSSDWPFMVSKDSAADYARYRAHLHAHATREISDALASGRRDHAERLADGWNKADGLFGALDARRLPK; encoded by the coding sequence TTGTTCACGCTCGTCCTGCACACCCACCTGCCCTGGCTGGCCCACCACGGACGCTGGCCGGTCGGCGAGGAATGGCTCTACCAGTCCTGGGCCGCGGCCTACCTGCCGTTGATGCGCGTGTTGCGCGGGCTGGCCGCCGAGGACCGCAGCCACCTGATCACTCTCGGCATGACGCCGGTGGTCACCGCGCAGCTCGATGACCCCTACTGCCTGACGGGTATGCACCACTGGCTGGCCAACTGGCAGCTGCGCGCCCAGGAGGCGACGACGCTGCGCGAGGAACAAGCCTTGCAGCAGTTCGGGATTCGTGAGTACGCCGAGGCCGGTGCGGCCATCGAGGAATTCACCACCCATTGGCGGCACGGCGCCAGTGGGCTGCTGCGCCAGCTGATCGACGCCGAGACCATCGAACTGCTCGGCGGCCCGCTGTCACACCCGTTCCAGCCGCTGCTGAACCCGCGACTGCGCGAGTTCGCGCTGCGCGAAGGCCTGGCCGATGCACAGCAGCGGTTCGCGCACACCCCGGTCGGCATCTGGGCACCCGAATGCGCGTACGCGCCGGGCATGGAGACCGGGTACGCCGCGGCCGGTGTCGGGCATTTCATGGTGGACGGCCCGTCGTTGCACGGCGACACCACCCTCGGCCGGCCGGTCGGTGACTCCGACGTGGTGGCCTTCGGACGCGACCTGCAGGTCAGCTACCGCGTGTGGTCGCCCAAGTCCGGCTACCCCGGTCATGCCGCGTACCGGGATTTCCACACCTACGACCACACCACGGGCCTCAAGCCGGCCCGGGTCACCGGCCGCAACGTCCCGTCCGAGGAGAAGGCGCCCTACGATCCGCAGCGCGCCGACCGCGCGATCGACGAGCACGTCGCCGACTTCGTCGAGGTGGTCCGCCGCAGGCTGGTCAGCGAGAGCCGGCGGATCGGCCGCCCGGCGCACGTCGTGGCCGCGTTCGACACCGAGCTGTTCGGGCACTGGTGGTACGAGGGCCCGGAATGGCTGGGCCGGGTGCTGCGGGCACTGCCCGCGGCCGGCGTGCGGGTGGGCACCCTCGCGGATGCCAAGGCCGGCGGATTCGTCGGTGCCCCGGTCGAATTGCCGCCCAGCTCATGGGGTTCGGGCAAGAACTGGCAGGTGTGGAACGGCGAGAAGGTGGCCGATCTGGTGCAGCTCAACAGCGAGGTGGTCGACGGCGCACTGAGCACCGTGGACAAGGCGCTCACCCAGCACGCCGCGGTCGGTGCACCGACCCCGCGCGACCGCGTGGCCGATCAGATCCTGCGAGAGACGTTGCTGACCGTGTCGAGCGACTGGCCGTTCATGGTCAGCAAGGATTCGGCCGCCGACTACGCGCGCTACCGAGCGCATCTGCACGCCCACGCCACCCGCGAGATCTCCGACGCACTGGCCTCGGGCCGTCGCGACCACGCCGAACGGCTCGCCGACGGCTGGAACAAGGCCGACGGACTGTTCGGCGCCCTCGACGCCCGGCGTCTGCCAAAATGA
- a CDS encoding class I SAM-dependent methyltransferase, with the protein MSALVEDPDGVESRALPLTGERTIPGLAEENYWFRRHEVVYQRLAGRCVDREVLEAGCGEGYGADLIADVARRVVALDYDEATVAHVRARYPRVDIRHGNLAELPLADESVDVVVNFQVIEHLWDQGQFVSECFRVLRPGGVFLVSTPNRITFSPGRDTPLNPFHTRELNGAELTELLHDAGFTVESMLGVFHGAGLAELDARHGGSIIEAQVQRAVADAPWPEQLLADVAAVGIDDFDLTSADERNIDDSLDLVAIAVRP; encoded by the coding sequence ATGAGCGCTTTAGTGGAAGACCCGGACGGCGTCGAATCCCGGGCCCTACCCCTGACCGGCGAGCGGACCATCCCCGGCCTGGCCGAGGAGAACTACTGGTTTCGCCGGCATGAGGTGGTGTATCAGCGATTGGCCGGCCGGTGTGTCGATCGTGAGGTCCTGGAGGCCGGCTGCGGTGAAGGCTACGGCGCCGACCTGATCGCCGACGTGGCCCGCCGTGTCGTCGCGCTCGACTACGACGAGGCCACGGTGGCACACGTGCGGGCCCGCTATCCCCGCGTGGACATCCGGCACGGCAATCTCGCCGAGCTGCCCCTGGCCGACGAGTCGGTCGACGTCGTGGTGAACTTCCAGGTCATCGAGCACCTGTGGGATCAGGGTCAATTCGTCTCCGAGTGTTTCCGCGTCCTGCGGCCCGGCGGCGTGTTCCTGGTCTCCACCCCCAACCGGATCACCTTCTCACCCGGCCGCGACACCCCGCTCAACCCGTTCCACACCCGTGAACTCAACGGCGCGGAGCTGACCGAACTGCTCCACGACGCCGGTTTCACCGTCGAGTCGATGCTCGGGGTGTTTCACGGCGCAGGGCTGGCAGAGCTCGACGCCCGGCACGGCGGCTCGATCATCGAGGCGCAGGTGCAGCGAGCCGTGGCCGACGCTCCGTGGCCCGAGCAGCTGCTCGCCGATGTGGCCGCCGTCGGCATCGACGACTTCGATCTCACGTCCGCCGACGAACGCAACATTGACGACAGCCTCGACCTGGTCGCGATCGCGGTGCGGCCGTGA
- a CDS encoding electron transfer flavoprotein subunit beta/FixA family protein — MTNIVVLIKQVPDTWSERKLSDGDFTLDREAADAVLDEINERAVEEALLIKEREGGDSTVTVLTAGPERATEAIRKALSMGADKAVHLKDDGLHGSDVIQTGWALARALGTIEGTELVIAGNEATDGVGGAVPAVIAEYLGLPQLTHVRKLTVEGGKVTAERETDEGVFSLEASLPAVVSVNEKINEPRFPSFKGIMAAKKKEVTVLTLAEIGVEADEVGVANAGSKVLSSTPKPPKTAGEKVTDEGDGGTKIAEYLVAQKLI; from the coding sequence ATGACGAACATCGTGGTCCTGATCAAACAGGTCCCAGACACTTGGTCGGAGCGCAAGCTGTCCGACGGCGATTTCACCCTCGACCGCGAGGCTGCCGACGCCGTGCTCGACGAGATCAACGAGCGCGCCGTGGAAGAGGCGCTGTTGATCAAGGAGCGTGAGGGCGGCGACAGCACTGTCACCGTGCTGACCGCCGGCCCGGAGCGCGCCACCGAGGCGATCCGTAAGGCGCTGTCCATGGGTGCCGACAAGGCTGTGCACCTCAAGGACGACGGCCTGCACGGCTCCGACGTGATCCAGACCGGGTGGGCACTGGCCCGCGCGCTGGGCACCATCGAGGGCACCGAGCTGGTCATCGCCGGTAACGAGGCCACCGACGGTGTCGGCGGCGCAGTCCCCGCCGTGATCGCCGAGTATTTGGGCCTGCCGCAGCTCACCCACGTGCGCAAGCTGACCGTCGAGGGCGGCAAGGTCACCGCCGAGCGTGAGACCGACGAGGGCGTGTTCAGCCTCGAGGCCTCGCTGCCGGCCGTGGTCAGCGTCAACGAGAAGATCAACGAGCCCCGCTTCCCCTCCTTCAAGGGCATCATGGCCGCCAAGAAGAAGGAAGTCACCGTGCTCACCCTCGCCGAGATCGGCGTGGAAGCCGATGAGGTCGGCGTTGCCAATGCCGGTTCCAAGGTGCTGTCTTCGACCCCGAAGCCGCCGAAGACCGCCGGTGAGAAGGTGACCGACGAAGGTGACGGCGGCACGAAGATCGCCGAGTACCTGGTCGCCCAGAAGCTGATCTAG
- a CDS encoding electron transfer flavoprotein subunit alpha/FixB family protein, whose translation MAEVLVLVEHSEGALKKVSAELITAARVLGEPAAVVVGKPGTAAPLVDGLKAAGAAKIYVAESDDAESYLVTPVVDVLAGLAESAAPAGVIVAATADGKEIAARLAARIGSGLLVDVVEVREGAVGVHSIFGGAFTVEAQVTSDTPVITVRPGAIEAAPADGAGEVVNVEVPAQAENATKITKREPAVAGDRPELTEASVVVAGGRGVGSAESFSVVEELADSLGGAVGASRAAVDSGYYPGQFQVGQTGKTVSPQLYIALGISGAIQHRAGMQTSKTIIAVNKDEEAPIFEIADLGIVGDLFKVSPQLTEAVKARKG comes from the coding sequence ATGGCTGAAGTACTTGTGCTCGTTGAGCACTCCGAAGGCGCATTGAAGAAGGTCAGCGCCGAGCTCATTACCGCTGCCCGCGTGCTGGGCGAGCCTGCCGCTGTTGTGGTGGGCAAGCCGGGCACCGCGGCTCCGCTGGTCGACGGCCTGAAGGCCGCCGGTGCGGCCAAGATCTACGTCGCCGAGTCCGACGACGCGGAGAGCTACCTGGTCACCCCCGTCGTCGACGTGCTGGCAGGACTGGCCGAGTCGGCCGCCCCCGCCGGCGTCATCGTCGCCGCCACCGCCGACGGCAAGGAAATCGCCGCCCGCCTGGCTGCGCGTATCGGCTCGGGCCTGCTGGTCGACGTGGTCGAGGTCCGCGAGGGTGCGGTGGGCGTCCACTCCATCTTCGGTGGTGCCTTCACCGTCGAGGCCCAGGTCACCAGTGACACCCCGGTGATCACGGTCCGTCCGGGTGCCATCGAGGCCGCCCCGGCCGACGGTGCCGGCGAGGTCGTCAACGTCGAGGTTCCGGCCCAGGCCGAGAACGCGACCAAGATCACCAAGCGCGAGCCCGCCGTTGCCGGTGACCGCCCCGAGCTCACCGAGGCCAGCGTCGTGGTCGCCGGTGGTCGTGGTGTCGGCAGCGCCGAGAGCTTCTCGGTCGTCGAGGAGCTGGCCGACTCGCTGGGCGGCGCCGTCGGTGCCTCCCGCGCCGCGGTCGACTCGGGCTACTACCCGGGCCAGTTCCAGGTCGGCCAGACCGGTAAGACGGTGTCGCCGCAGCTGTACATCGCCCTCGGTATCTCCGGCGCGATTCAGCACCGCGCCGGCATGCAGACGTCGAAGACGATCATCGCGGTGAACAAGGACGAGGAAGCGCCGATCTTCGAGATCGCCGACCTCGGCATCGTCGGTGACCTGTTCAAGGTCAGCCCGCAGCTGACCGAGGCCGTCAAGGCCCGCAAGGGATAG
- a CDS encoding SDR family oxidoreductase → MKITVIGASGQIGSRVVRLLTEAGHDVVAASLSSGANVLTGEGLVDALNGAEVLVDVVNSPSFEDAAVMDFFTASSRNLAAAAKETGVGHYVALSIVGTDGLPDSGYMRAKVAQEKNITESGLPYTIVRATQFQEFAEAITGSLVVGDEVRVPDARIQLISVDDVAAEVAKVAQAAPLNGIVNIGGPDKISFADMARAVLARQGDDKPVVIDPQATYFGTAVDDNSLVTGDDGILGETRFADWIAVR, encoded by the coding sequence ATGAAAATCACAGTCATAGGTGCCAGTGGCCAGATCGGCTCGCGGGTCGTGCGGTTGCTCACCGAAGCCGGGCACGACGTGGTGGCCGCCTCCCTGTCGTCGGGTGCCAACGTCCTGACCGGCGAGGGCCTGGTCGACGCGCTCAACGGCGCTGAGGTGCTGGTGGACGTGGTGAACTCGCCCTCGTTCGAAGACGCCGCCGTGATGGACTTCTTCACCGCGTCCTCACGCAATCTGGCGGCCGCCGCGAAGGAGACCGGTGTCGGGCACTACGTCGCGCTGTCGATCGTGGGCACCGACGGCCTGCCGGACAGTGGCTACATGCGGGCCAAGGTGGCCCAGGAGAAGAACATCACCGAGTCCGGGCTGCCGTACACGATCGTGCGGGCCACGCAGTTCCAGGAATTCGCCGAGGCCATCACCGGGTCGCTGGTGGTGGGCGACGAGGTACGCGTCCCTGATGCCCGGATCCAGCTGATCTCAGTGGACGACGTCGCCGCCGAGGTGGCCAAGGTGGCGCAGGCCGCGCCGCTCAACGGCATCGTCAACATCGGTGGGCCCGACAAGATCTCGTTCGCCGACATGGCACGCGCGGTGCTGGCCAGGCAGGGGGACGACAAGCCGGTCGTGATTGACCCGCAGGCAACGTATTTCGGCACCGCCGTCGACGACAACAGCCTGGTGACCGGCGACGACGGGATCCTTGGTGAAACCCGCTTCGCCGACTGGATCGCGGTGCGCTGA
- a CDS encoding cupin domain-containing protein, whose product MPVSAEREQALHDAMTVIGSVTPPFIPPNAEVMTTIIEWPAGSPGAPPHRHPAGPAFGYVLEGEMLFELEGEAPRVVKAGEAFWEPGGDVIHYSDANNRDDIPLKFLVNMLCVPGEPMLVIVEDEELEARKDRRVR is encoded by the coding sequence ATGCCTGTCTCAGCTGAGCGCGAGCAGGCGCTTCATGACGCGATGACCGTGATCGGCAGTGTGACGCCGCCGTTCATCCCGCCGAATGCCGAGGTGATGACGACGATCATCGAGTGGCCCGCGGGATCCCCTGGGGCGCCCCCACACCGGCATCCCGCCGGACCCGCCTTCGGCTATGTGCTGGAGGGCGAGATGCTCTTCGAGCTGGAGGGCGAGGCGCCGCGGGTGGTCAAGGCGGGGGAGGCCTTCTGGGAGCCCGGCGGTGACGTCATCCACTACTCGGATGCCAACAACCGTGACGACATTCCGCTGAAGTTCCTCGTCAACATGCTGTGTGTGCCAGGTGAACCCATGCTCGTCATCGTCGAAGACGAGGAGCTCGAGGCCCGCAAGGACCGGCGAGTTCGCTGA
- a CDS encoding nitroreductase, which produces MAEFGDVVRSRRSSRMFLPDKPVPRELLDEALALAVRAPSNSNTQPWHVFFATGERRDRLVDALLAAVEAAPPAVGSAGLPPRFAHLRRESGALVYGAMGIARDDAEGRWAAQKRNWEFFHAPVAGVVCMHRDFTNVDAMGVGMFLQILLLALNERGLGSCVQVSISFYPDVLREQLGIPDDLTILSGLSIGYADPQFAANHLDTPRNPIGENVVFLQD; this is translated from the coding sequence ATGGCCGAGTTCGGAGACGTCGTCCGGTCGCGTCGTTCGTCACGAATGTTCCTGCCGGACAAGCCTGTTCCACGTGAGCTCCTGGACGAGGCGCTCGCGTTGGCAGTGCGGGCGCCGTCGAACTCGAACACACAACCCTGGCACGTCTTCTTCGCCACCGGCGAGCGGCGCGACCGATTGGTGGACGCGCTGCTCGCCGCGGTCGAGGCGGCACCGCCGGCGGTCGGCTCCGCGGGCCTTCCGCCGCGGTTCGCTCACCTGCGCCGCGAGAGTGGTGCCCTGGTCTACGGGGCAATGGGGATCGCCCGCGACGACGCCGAGGGACGCTGGGCTGCCCAGAAGCGCAACTGGGAGTTCTTCCACGCGCCCGTCGCCGGGGTGGTCTGCATGCACCGGGATTTCACCAACGTCGACGCGATGGGGGTCGGGATGTTCCTGCAGATCCTGCTGTTGGCGTTGAACGAACGGGGTCTCGGCAGTTGCGTGCAGGTGTCCATCTCGTTCTATCCCGACGTACTGCGCGAACAACTGGGGATTCCCGACGATCTGACGATCCTGAGTGGGCTGTCGATCGGCTATGCCGACCCCCAATTTGCGGCGAATCACCTGGACACACCGCGCAACCCGATCGGCGAGAACGTGGTGTTCCTGCAGGACTGA
- a CDS encoding GNAT family N-acetyltransferase translates to MSTASVLIAADHTDSAAPDAPRYTLLLSADPELIEAAQRLRHDVFTSEPGFTLTGAADGRDADRFDEHCDHLLVREDRTGELVGCYRMLPPPGAIAAGGLYTATEFDVRGLDALRPSLVEMGRAVVRTDHRNGAVVLLMWAGILAYLDRSGYDYVTGCVSVPVAGNADGPPGTQIRGVRDFVRRRHAAPAEHTVYPYRPVMLDGRGLDDIDPPSRTTVPPLMRGYLRLGAQVCGEPAHDPDFGVGDFPALLDKRRADVRYLKRLRSVSAAADMADGMAGGAS, encoded by the coding sequence ATGAGCACTGCATCTGTACTCATCGCCGCTGATCACACCGACAGCGCGGCGCCCGATGCGCCGCGCTACACCCTGTTGTTGTCCGCCGACCCCGAGCTCATCGAAGCCGCCCAGCGGCTCCGCCACGACGTGTTCACCTCCGAACCCGGATTCACCCTCACCGGGGCTGCCGACGGACGTGACGCCGACCGGTTCGACGAGCATTGCGACCATCTGCTGGTACGTGAGGACCGCACCGGCGAGTTGGTGGGCTGCTACCGGATGCTGCCGCCGCCCGGCGCCATCGCCGCGGGCGGGCTCTACACGGCCACCGAGTTCGATGTGCGCGGCCTCGACGCATTGCGGCCGTCCCTGGTCGAAATGGGCCGTGCGGTGGTGCGGACCGACCACCGCAACGGTGCCGTCGTCCTGCTCATGTGGGCGGGCATCCTGGCCTACCTGGACCGTTCCGGGTACGACTACGTGACGGGCTGCGTTTCGGTGCCGGTCGCCGGGAACGCGGACGGCCCACCGGGAACCCAGATCCGAGGGGTCCGCGACTTCGTGCGGCGTCGCCACGCCGCTCCTGCCGAACACACGGTGTACCCGTACCGGCCGGTGATGCTGGACGGCAGAGGGCTCGATGACATCGACCCGCCCTCGCGGACCACGGTGCCACCGCTGATGCGGGGGTACCTGCGCCTGGGCGCGCAGGTGTGCGGGGAACCGGCCCACGACCCCGACTTCGGGGTGGGGGACTTCCCGGCCCTCCTGGACAAGCGCCGCGCCGACGTCCGCTATCTCAAGCGCCTGCGCTCGGTGTCGGCCGCGGCCGACATGGCCGACGGGATGGCCGGGGGCGCCTCATGA
- a CDS encoding lysophospholipid acyltransferase family protein, translating into MTTCDHSWLPKASCDGSCVHAGGADAGRRLVVWIRTSVRVVMAVILAPGVPLLAVPIPGRSHVQRFYCRLMLRCFGVRISLSGGPIRNLKGVLVVSGHVSWLDIFTIGAVLPGSFVARADLVEWPAVGRLTRVMKVIPIDRGSLRRLPAVVHTVAERLRAGHTVVAFPEGTTWCGLAYGPFRPAMFQAAIDAARPVQPLRLVYRHRDGRPSTIPAFVGEDTLLRSVRRVITARRTVCHVHVGSLQLPGDDRRALAGRCEAVVRAHQELPGAPAHVLAA; encoded by the coding sequence ATGACCACATGTGATCACTCCTGGCTGCCCAAGGCCTCGTGCGACGGCAGTTGCGTGCATGCCGGCGGCGCCGACGCCGGCCGTCGGCTGGTGGTGTGGATCCGCACTTCGGTGCGGGTGGTGATGGCCGTCATCCTGGCGCCCGGCGTGCCCCTGCTGGCGGTGCCGATACCGGGCCGCTCACATGTGCAGCGTTTCTACTGCCGGTTGATGCTGCGCTGCTTCGGAGTCCGGATCTCATTGTCGGGCGGACCTATTCGCAACCTGAAGGGCGTGCTCGTGGTCAGCGGCCACGTGTCATGGCTCGACATCTTCACGATCGGTGCGGTGCTGCCCGGCTCGTTCGTGGCCCGGGCGGACCTGGTCGAATGGCCCGCGGTGGGCCGGCTGACCCGGGTGATGAAGGTGATCCCGATCGACCGGGGCAGCCTGCGCAGGCTGCCCGCGGTGGTACACACCGTGGCCGAGCGCCTGCGCGCCGGACACACCGTGGTGGCCTTCCCGGAGGGCACCACCTGGTGTGGCCTGGCCTACGGACCGTTCCGGCCGGCGATGTTCCAGGCCGCGATCGACGCGGCCCGGCCGGTGCAGCCGTTACGCCTGGTCTACCGCCACCGCGACGGCCGGCCGTCGACGATTCCGGCCTTTGTGGGGGAGGACACCCTGCTGCGGTCGGTGCGGCGGGTCATCACCGCACGTCGCACGGTGTGCCACGTCCACGTCGGGTCTCTGCAGCTGCCGGGAGACGACCGACGGGCCCTGGCCGGGCGCTGCGAGGCGGTGGTGCGCGCCCACCAGGAGCTCCCTGGCGCTCCCGCGCACGTGCTGGCGGCCTGA
- a CDS encoding cysteine desulfurase family protein has protein sequence MASILTSSSGGPVYLDHAATTPMHAAAIEAMTAALATVGNASSLHGSGRLARRRMEEARETLARLLGCRPSEVIFTAGGTESDNLAVKGIYWARRDAEPARRRIITTAVEHHAVLDAVQWLVDHEGAEVTWLPVDAEGAVAPESLRSALEAGDGPADVALISIMWANNEVGTIMPIAELAAVAAEFEVPMHSDAIQAVGQIPVDFTETGLAAMSVAAHKFGGPMGVGALVLRRDTACVPLLHGGGQERDVRSGTPDVAGAVAMAAAAEVAIGGLAEHSARVQALRDRLIDGVLSTIEDTHLNGPQGADRLPANTHFTFRGCEGDSLLMLLDAKGVECSTGSACTAGVAQPSHVLIAMGADPATARGSLRFSLGHTSTDADVDAVLEVLPAAVERARQAALASAGRTFS, from the coding sequence ATGGCCTCCATCCTGACCTCCTCCTCAGGCGGGCCGGTCTATCTCGATCACGCCGCCACCACCCCGATGCACGCCGCTGCCATCGAGGCGATGACCGCTGCGCTGGCCACCGTCGGCAACGCGTCGTCGCTGCACGGTTCCGGCCGGCTGGCGCGCCGCCGCATGGAGGAGGCCCGTGAGACGTTGGCCCGCCTGCTGGGCTGTCGCCCCTCGGAGGTGATCTTCACCGCTGGTGGCACCGAGAGCGACAACCTCGCCGTCAAGGGCATCTACTGGGCCCGCCGCGATGCCGAGCCGGCGCGGCGCCGGATCATCACCACCGCTGTCGAGCATCACGCCGTTCTGGACGCCGTGCAGTGGCTGGTCGATCACGAGGGCGCCGAGGTGACCTGGCTGCCGGTCGACGCCGAGGGTGCCGTCGCACCCGAGTCGCTGCGCTCGGCGCTCGAGGCCGGCGACGGACCGGCTGACGTCGCCCTGATCAGCATCATGTGGGCCAACAACGAGGTCGGCACGATCATGCCGATCGCCGAGCTGGCCGCCGTCGCGGCCGAGTTCGAGGTCCCGATGCACAGCGACGCCATCCAGGCCGTCGGGCAGATCCCGGTCGATTTCACCGAAACCGGCCTGGCGGCGATGAGCGTTGCCGCGCACAAGTTCGGCGGCCCGATGGGCGTAGGCGCGCTGGTGCTGCGTCGGGACACCGCCTGCGTGCCGCTGCTGCACGGCGGCGGTCAGGAGCGCGACGTCCGGTCCGGGACACCCGACGTGGCCGGTGCCGTTGCGATGGCCGCGGCCGCCGAGGTGGCCATCGGGGGGCTCGCCGAGCACAGTGCCCGGGTGCAGGCGTTGCGGGACCGGCTGATCGACGGCGTGCTGTCCACCATCGAGGACACCCATCTGAACGGGCCGCAGGGAGCCGACCGGCTTCCCGCCAACACGCACTTCACCTTCCGCGGCTGCGAAGGCGACTCGCTTCTGATGCTGCTCGACGCCAAGGGCGTCGAATGCTCCACCGGGTCGGCGTGCACCGCCGGTGTGGCACAGCCGTCGCACGTCCTGATCGCCATGGGCGCCGATCCGGCCACCGCGCGGGGTTCACTGCGATTCTCGTTGGGACACACCAGCACCGACGCCGATGTCGACGCGGTGCTGGAGGTGCTGCCCGCGGCGGTCGAGCGGGCCCGGCAGGCGGCGCTGGCCAGCGCCGGGAGGACCTTCTCATGA
- the mnmA gene encoding tRNA 2-thiouridine(34) synthase MnmA has product MRVLVAMSGGVDSSVAAARMVDAGHDVVGVHMALSSAPGTLRTGSRGCCSKEDAGDARRVADILDIPFYVWDFADRFKDDVIDDFVESYARGETPNPCVRCNERIKFSALAARALALGFDAVATGHYARLADGRLRRAVDADKDQSYVLGVLTAEQLSHALFPIGDTPKSQIRAEAAERGLAVAKKPDSHDICFIPSGDTQAFLGARIGVRRGSVIDNEGAVLAEHDGVHGFTIGQRKGLGIAGPGADGRPRYVTAIDAETGTVRVGPAEDLEIWELVGDKPVFTSGAPLQGPVECQIQVRAHGGITDAVAELRDGRLAVSLRAPLRGVAPGQTMVLYRPDSDGDEVIASATIARA; this is encoded by the coding sequence ATGAGAGTCCTGGTCGCGATGAGCGGCGGCGTGGATTCCTCGGTGGCCGCCGCCCGGATGGTCGATGCCGGCCACGACGTCGTCGGAGTGCACATGGCGCTGTCGTCGGCGCCGGGGACGTTGCGCACCGGATCCCGGGGGTGCTGCTCCAAGGAGGATGCGGGCGATGCCCGCCGGGTGGCCGACATTCTCGACATCCCGTTCTACGTCTGGGACTTCGCCGACCGGTTCAAGGACGACGTGATCGACGACTTCGTCGAGTCGTACGCCCGCGGCGAGACCCCGAACCCCTGTGTGCGGTGCAATGAGCGGATCAAGTTCTCTGCGCTGGCGGCGCGGGCGCTGGCGCTCGGTTTCGACGCGGTGGCCACCGGTCACTACGCACGGCTGGCCGACGGCCGGCTGCGCCGCGCGGTCGACGCCGACAAGGACCAGTCCTACGTGCTTGGTGTGCTGACCGCCGAACAGCTGTCGCATGCGCTCTTCCCGATCGGTGACACGCCCAAGTCGCAGATCCGGGCCGAGGCCGCCGAGCGTGGCCTGGCCGTCGCGAAAAAGCCTGACAGCCATGACATCTGCTTCATCCCATCCGGAGACACCCAAGCCTTCCTGGGCGCCCGGATCGGGGTCCGTCGCGGCTCGGTGATCGACAACGAAGGTGCGGTGCTCGCCGAACACGACGGCGTGCACGGCTTCACCATCGGACAGCGCAAGGGTCTGGGTATCGCGGGGCCGGGTGCCGACGGCCGACCGCGCTACGTCACCGCGATCGACGCCGAGACGGGCACGGTGCGGGTCGGACCGGCCGAGGACCTCGAGATCTGGGAACTGGTCGGCGACAAGCCCGTGTTCACCAGCGGGGCTCCGCTGCAGGGGCCGGTCGAATGCCAGATTCAGGTGCGGGCGCACGGCGGGATCACCGACGCGGTGGCCGAGCTGCGCGACGGCCGGCTGGCGGTTTCCCTGCGGGCACCGCTGCGCGGGGTGGCCCCCGGACAGACCATGGTGCTGTACCGGCCTGACTCCGACGGTGACGAGGTCATCGCCAGCGCGACCATCGCGCGCGCGTGA